The proteins below come from a single Gossypium raimondii isolate GPD5lz chromosome 2, ASM2569854v1, whole genome shotgun sequence genomic window:
- the LOC105788390 gene encoding protein NRT1/ PTR FAMILY 2.9: protein MEKTENCSAATTDEQEIHYRGIKAMPYVIGNETFEKLGTTGTSNNLLVYLTTIFNMKSISATNLVNVFNGTCNLATLIGAFLSDTYFGRYTTLGFASISSFLGMVLLTLTAAVSKLHPPACNKSSENGTCDGPTPWQMTFLLSGLGLMVMGAGGIRPCNLAFGADQFNPETKSGKRGITSFFNWYYFTYTFAMMVSLTIIVYVQSDVSWAWGLAIPAFMMFLSCLMFFIGTKMYVKVKPQGSPITSVIQVIIAAVRKRKLKQPDEPWISLFNHIPKASINSKLAYSDQFRFLNKAAILTPEDKINSDGSAMNPWKLCSLQKVEEIKCLIRVVPIWASGIIYSVAMVQQQTYVVFQAIQSDRYLGHTGFNIPAASFGIFTMIGVTIWIPIYDRLIVPWLQKYTKKEGGITLLQKMSIGMVLAIITMFISAIVEDRRRALALSNPIGIDSKKRSISSLSTMWLIPQLTLIGLSEAFTLIGLIEFYYKQFPENMRSIAGSFTFIGLALSSYLSSFLISVVHKISERSQTGDWLPEDLNKGKLDYFYYLVAGLEVMNLGYFIMCANWYKYKEGGSTGNGVEGDNDMVKLQSDGV, encoded by the exons ATGGAGAAGACTGAGAACTGTAGTGCTGCAACTACAGATGAACAAGAGATTCACTATAGAGGAATTAAAGCAATGCCCTATGTCATAG GGAATGAAACTTTTGAGAAGTTGGGGACTACTGGTACTTCAAACAATCTTTTGGTTTATCTCACTACCATTTTCAACATGAAAAGTATCTCAGCTACAAATCTTGTTAATGTTTTCAATGGAACATGCAACTTGGCTACCTTGATAGGTGCATTCCTTTCCGATACTTATTTCGGCCGATACACCACCTTGGGATTTGCTTCCATATCTTCTTTTCTG GGAATGGTTCTACTTACACTAACAGCTGCAGTCTCAAAGTTGCACCCACCGGCTTGTAATAAGTCGAGCGAAAATGGAACATGTGATGGGCCAACACCATGGCAAATGACATTTCTGTTGAGCGGGTTAGGACTTATGGTGATGGGTGCCGGTGGGATTAGACCATGTAACCTTGCCTTCGGAGCAGACCAATTCAATCCCGAAACCAAATCCGGGAAGAGGGGTATAACCAGTTTCTTCAATTGGTATTACTTCACCTACACGTTTGCCATGATGGTATCTTTGACGATCATCGTTTACGTACAATCCGATGTGAGCTGGGCTTGGGGTTTAGCCATTCCTGCCTTCATGATGTTCTTATCATGCCTCATGTTCTTCATTGGGACCAAAATGTATGTGAAAGTGAAACCCCAAGGTAGCCCAATCACAAGTGTGATTCAAGTCATAATTGCAGCTGTTCGAAAGAGGAAATTGAAGCAACCAGATGAACCATGGATCTCACTTTTTAACCATATCCCTAAAGCTTCTATCAACTCCAAGCTCGCTTACTCTGATCAATTCAG GTTTCTAAACAAAGCTGCAATATTAACCCCAGAGGATAAAATCAACTCAGATGGATCAGCAATGAATCCATGGAAACTCTGCAGTTTACAGaaagttgaagaaataaaatgctTGATTAGAGTTGTTCCTATATGGGCATCAGGGATTATCTACAGTGTAGCCATGGTTCAACAACAAACATACGTAGTCTTCCAAGCCATTCAATCCGACCGATACCTCGGGCACACAGGTTTCAACATCCCGGCGGCCTCGTTCGGCATCTTCACTATGATCGGCGTTACGATATGGATACCGATTTACGACCGTTTAATAGTTCCATGGCTCCAAAAGTACACCAAAAAGGAAGGAGGAATCACATTACTGCAAAAGATGAGTATAGGCATGGTTCTCGCCATAATCACCATGTTTATATCCGCCATTGTTGAAGATAGAAGAAGAGCCTTAGCTTTGAGTAACCCCATCGGCATAGATTCAAAGAAAAGATCCATTTCTTCACTGTCAACAATGTGGTTAATCCCTCAGCTAACATTAATAGGACTCTCCGAAGCATTCACATTAATTGGTTTAATCGAATTTTACTACAAACAGTTCCCTGAAAACATGAGAAGCATTGCTGGATCATTCACTTTTATTGGCCTTGCATTGTCGAGTTACCTCAGCAGTTTCTTGATATCAGTTGTTCATAAGATCTCGGAAAGGTCCCAAACAGGTGACTGGTTGCCTGAAGATCTCAACAAGGGGAAAttggattatttttattacttggTTGCAGGGCTGGAAGTAATGAATTTAGGGTATTTTATAATGTGTGCAAATTGGTATAAATACAAAGAAGGTGGTAGTACTGGAAATGGGGTTGAAGGTGATAACGATATGGTGAAGTTGCAGAGTGATGGTGTGTGA